DNA from Rosa rugosa chromosome 6, drRosRugo1.1, whole genome shotgun sequence:
AGATGTTGGAATCGTACACAAACCAAAACCTATTAGATCTTTTGCATTGCTTCTGTATCATAGCAAAGAACATGTAtattcatgaatcatgatgcAGGATAGAGATACTATATCTGTCTTAACATTGCTTAACTTTATACCACATATACTTGAAGATTATGCTTGTAAAGTGAATATAAGTTGTGAAAAGTAAATAATCTAAAGCAGGGCTTTACTGAAGTAGCACAGCTTTCTAATTTGTTATCATGTCTTGCTAACTCTAAACTATTCAATCAATGCGACTTTTGCTATTCCAAGTTAGTAAACTACAATAACAATTCAATTTGCTTTTAGGAAAAGGCTAAGCTCGTCCTACCCCAAGATGAATCATGGAACGTGGTCAACATTAACAGGTAGTATAATGATCCAATGGTTGATATATGTGCATCAAGTACCTAACAAATTCAATCAaccctttgaaattaaaggCATTTTCCAGAAGTTCACACAGCACAAGCAAACATCAAGAAGAAGTTGCCAGTGAAAAGTAGCGAGGAGAGACCAAAATTATTGCAGCTTTCAGCTTCCTCTTCCTttatatatataaccccatCAGCTCCCCTCCCTTTATTACTTAGCCCTCTAAATCTCTTCTCATCTATCTCTGACTTTCGAGTTCTTTCATCTCTCTTCCTTTAGCAAATGTCTCAAGCCCTCACGAAATCTCCTAAACACTGTGGCGATAAGCACGGACTGAAAATTAACAAGCTCTGCAAGAAGCTATTCGCAGTATTCTCTACACTTTTCACCACAATCCTCTGTTTAATATTACTTGTTTGGCTTATACTACACCCCACCAAGCCTCAGTTCTCTCTCAAAGAAGCTGATATCTACCAGCTCAACCTCTCAGGAACCAATAACCTCCTCAACTCCTCCGTCCAACTCACCTTGCTTTCCAAGAATCCCAATCAAAAAGTTGGCATTTACTACGACGAGCTTCAAGTCTATGCTCAATACAAAGGCCAACAGATCACAGTTTACACATCTCTGCCTCCTTTCTACCAAGGACACGAAGACAGCAATGTCTTGACTGCTTCTTTGATTGGAAATGGTTTGCCGGTGGCTCCCTCCTTCGGTTATGAAGTGGGTCGTGATCAGACGGCTGGGAGACTGGTTTTGAATCTCAAAGTGCTCGGACGACTAAGGTGGAAGGTAGGAACTTGGGTGTCCGGGAGATACAGAGTGAACGTGGATTGCGTTGCTGTTATGGCTTTCGGTCCTTCTCTCCCAACAGGTCCACTCACTACTAGGCAGGGGACTCAGTGTTCTACCACTGTCTGAACCAATTAAGACTACTGCTATTAGTCTATTACTAACATGAATCACAGTGATGACTAGATTACTTCACTGCCTAGATCGAGTTGTTAATTTGCTTTTATTATTAGTCTGAATATGATTGCTTGGTGTTGAGGTATGTTATGCTGATTGAAATAATAGGACTTGAAGTAATGATCATGTACATAAGTGAGAATGAAAAGCGTGTTTGTATTGTAAAATCTTATCTTCTCAGTTTCTAGCAATAGAAAGTGGGCGAAGAAAAGCTTTGGTGTTGTTCATGTTCTTGTAGATTCGTTTCCAGTAATGGGTTTTAGTTTTTTGAGAAGACTGATGATGAACACTGAAAGATGAGGATTGTGTGTGTTCATCACGTTTTCCTAGTACggttgttgttgatttgtgggcAGGAAGAAACGGAAAAGGACAGATTGACGGATAAAGACATAAAAGAGGTAATGATAGGTGAGATGCCAACCAGAAAAAAAAgcagaggaaaagaaaaaggagggaAATCCATTATATTCTTCACTAAGGAATGTTCAAATTTACAGTTCAATCCCT
Protein-coding regions in this window:
- the LOC133715635 gene encoding NDR1/HIN1-like protein 26, encoding MSQALTKSPKHCGDKHGLKINKLCKKLFAVFSTLFTTILCLILLVWLILHPTKPQFSLKEADIYQLNLSGTNNLLNSSVQLTLLSKNPNQKVGIYYDELQVYAQYKGQQITVYTSLPPFYQGHEDSNVLTASLIGNGLPVAPSFGYEVGRDQTAGRLVLNLKVLGRLRWKVGTWVSGRYRVNVDCVAVMAFGPSLPTGPLTTRQGTQCSTTV